The following coding sequences are from one Paenarthrobacter ureafaciens window:
- a CDS encoding DUF1540 domain-containing protein: protein MTDHIAEVSACSVGSCGFNHDGCTAFGITIGGTQDHASCATFIDTNAMGGLPKVLAHVGACQRSECVHNNNLMCEAHDVKVGPGADSADCLTYEHT from the coding sequence ATGACGGACCACATTGCAGAAGTATCCGCCTGTAGCGTTGGCAGTTGCGGATTCAATCATGACGGATGCACGGCATTCGGCATCACCATCGGTGGCACCCAGGACCACGCTTCCTGCGCCACGTTCATTGACACGAACGCCATGGGTGGACTTCCAAAGGTCCTCGCCCACGTCGGCGCCTGCCAACGTTCCGAATGCGTGCATAACAACAACCTCATGTGTGAAGCACACGACGTGAAGGTGGGACCCGGCGCAGATTCCGCGGACTGCCTGACGTACGAGCACACGTGA
- a CDS encoding S8 family serine peptidase has translation MKSQGKSFVRSEGLRKAAALAVGLPLLLSSVALPAQAAPSAENVPAVAKKNLDPAAYKDGRYMVVLAEKPAATYDGGTPGLAPTKPEEGKKLKADSAEVKQYQSHLQRKQQEIAKQENVKIQRDFTTAVNGFSANLTADQAINLAKDPDVLLVAPDTQQAPDYSTTDFLKLSGPNGTWATQYGGVDNAGKGTVVGVIDTGYTPSNPFFAGEPVGPLVGNPQIGVPYRTDDGKIAMLKADGDTFVGECQPGTGTGADYDGSACNSKVLSTHYFADAFLDTVPPENRAPEELISPVDVDSHGTHTASTAAGNANVEATVDGRSFGVTSGIAPAAKLSIYKVCWEDTDPSTGGCYGSASVDAIEQAILDGVDVLNYSISGSATSTTDPVSLAFLSAASAGIFVATSAGNSGPTPSTVNHGAPWLTTVAATSFSQELQGTVEFSDGSKFRGASIMNKEVTGAGVVLSTDAASGNGDAALCAPNSLDPAKVAEKVVVCDRGVVDRTAKSAEVLRAGGVGMILVNLTASSLDTDKHAVPTVHVNPPATATIKEKVAANPAITVSLLNRDTTGLPAEAQPQIAGFSSRGPLLATDSDLLKPDVSAPGVAILAGVSPIGTGGDNFGFLSGTSMASPHVAGFGALVLSKNPTWSPAAVKSAMMTTAGQVKLANGTPNTDVFATGAGQVDPAKVLSPGLVYDNTTEDYLKFVQGTGMDLGIPGLGTTQARDMNVPSFALGNLAGKIEVTRTVTALTPGLYRATVNVPGVDVKVTPSVLNFSRAGEKRTFKVRFENKNAELGKFAMGSLSWQGAKQTVTSPIAVRPQSVIADKALAFTGTGPNGSGTINITSGTNLPVGVTVDGLSRADSSAVELVPGPFAGETNASNFVKKVTVGEGRALAKFSVISSDEAADFDMLVLTPSGQQLPSATASASESVTVTNPAPGDYYVFANLYASPNNQPTKATVDAAVLGANEGNATLTPNPIKLANGKKGTIALNWKNLEPGSYIGRLTFDGTSEPSFVTVVVSPGGAVVVPDNENPKKDKKHRGKIRSDEPTQENNAG, from the coding sequence GTGAAATCCCAAGGAAAGAGCTTCGTCAGAAGCGAGGGCCTTCGGAAGGCGGCGGCCTTGGCTGTCGGTCTGCCGTTGCTGCTCTCTTCCGTGGCGTTGCCGGCCCAGGCGGCTCCATCGGCGGAAAACGTTCCGGCTGTGGCCAAGAAGAACCTTGACCCTGCTGCCTATAAGGACGGCCGTTACATGGTGGTCCTCGCGGAGAAGCCCGCTGCGACCTACGACGGCGGCACGCCCGGCTTGGCGCCTACCAAACCGGAAGAGGGCAAAAAGCTAAAGGCCGACAGTGCCGAGGTCAAGCAGTACCAGTCGCACCTGCAGCGCAAGCAACAGGAAATCGCGAAGCAGGAAAACGTCAAGATCCAGCGCGATTTCACCACCGCTGTCAATGGCTTCAGCGCCAACCTCACGGCAGACCAGGCCATCAACCTGGCCAAGGACCCCGACGTCCTGCTGGTGGCGCCGGACACGCAACAGGCCCCTGACTACTCCACCACCGATTTCCTGAAGCTCAGCGGGCCCAATGGCACCTGGGCAACCCAGTACGGCGGGGTGGACAACGCAGGAAAGGGCACCGTGGTTGGCGTCATCGACACCGGCTACACCCCCTCCAACCCGTTCTTCGCCGGCGAACCTGTAGGACCCCTCGTTGGCAACCCCCAAATAGGCGTTCCCTACCGCACCGACGACGGCAAGATTGCGATGCTCAAGGCCGACGGAGACACCTTTGTAGGTGAGTGCCAGCCCGGTACCGGCACAGGCGCCGACTACGACGGCAGCGCCTGCAATTCCAAGGTCCTCAGCACCCACTACTTCGCGGACGCTTTCCTGGACACCGTTCCTCCGGAGAACCGCGCCCCTGAGGAACTCATTTCCCCCGTGGACGTGGACAGCCACGGCACTCACACCGCAAGCACCGCAGCCGGCAACGCCAACGTTGAGGCAACGGTTGACGGGCGCAGCTTCGGCGTCACCAGCGGCATAGCACCGGCCGCGAAACTCTCCATCTACAAGGTTTGCTGGGAAGACACCGACCCCTCCACAGGCGGCTGCTACGGATCGGCTTCCGTTGATGCGATCGAGCAGGCAATCCTGGACGGCGTGGACGTACTGAACTACTCCATTTCCGGCTCTGCCACGTCCACCACGGATCCTGTTTCCCTGGCGTTCCTTTCCGCCGCTTCGGCAGGCATCTTTGTGGCCACGTCCGCCGGCAACTCCGGCCCGACGCCCAGCACCGTCAACCACGGAGCACCCTGGCTGACCACGGTAGCCGCAACCTCGTTCTCGCAGGAACTGCAGGGAACCGTGGAATTCTCCGATGGCAGCAAGTTCCGCGGAGCGAGCATCATGAACAAGGAGGTGACCGGTGCCGGCGTCGTGCTTTCCACCGATGCCGCCAGCGGCAACGGTGACGCTGCCCTCTGCGCTCCGAATTCGCTGGACCCGGCCAAGGTGGCGGAGAAGGTAGTTGTCTGCGACCGCGGCGTAGTTGACCGTACCGCCAAGAGCGCCGAAGTACTGCGTGCCGGCGGCGTGGGCATGATCCTTGTGAACCTGACTGCCTCCTCGCTGGACACCGACAAGCACGCGGTCCCCACCGTGCACGTCAACCCGCCGGCTACCGCCACCATCAAGGAGAAGGTCGCGGCCAACCCGGCCATCACCGTCTCCCTGCTGAACCGCGACACCACGGGTCTCCCGGCCGAAGCCCAGCCGCAAATTGCCGGGTTCTCCTCGCGCGGCCCGCTGCTGGCTACTGACTCCGACCTCCTGAAGCCGGATGTTTCCGCTCCCGGTGTCGCCATCCTCGCCGGCGTTTCCCCGATCGGAACCGGAGGGGACAACTTCGGCTTCCTGTCCGGTACGTCCATGGCCTCCCCGCACGTGGCAGGCTTCGGAGCCCTGGTCCTGTCCAAGAACCCCACATGGTCCCCGGCAGCGGTCAAGTCCGCCATGATGACCACCGCAGGCCAAGTGAAACTGGCCAACGGCACTCCGAACACGGACGTCTTCGCAACCGGAGCCGGACAGGTGGACCCTGCCAAGGTCCTTTCGCCGGGCCTGGTCTACGACAACACCACGGAGGACTACCTCAAGTTCGTCCAGGGAACGGGCATGGACCTGGGCATTCCGGGCCTTGGCACCACGCAGGCCCGTGACATGAACGTGCCCTCCTTCGCGCTGGGCAACCTCGCCGGCAAGATCGAGGTCACCCGTACCGTCACTGCCCTGACGCCGGGTCTGTACCGGGCAACGGTCAACGTTCCCGGAGTCGACGTCAAGGTCACCCCGTCCGTCCTCAACTTCAGCCGCGCCGGTGAGAAGCGGACGTTCAAGGTGAGGTTCGAGAACAAGAACGCAGAACTGGGCAAGTTCGCCATGGGTTCGCTGAGCTGGCAGGGTGCCAAGCAGACCGTCACCTCACCCATCGCGGTCCGCCCACAGTCGGTGATTGCTGACAAAGCGCTCGCCTTCACCGGTACCGGCCCCAACGGCTCGGGAACCATCAACATCACCTCCGGCACCAACCTTCCGGTGGGCGTCACGGTTGACGGCCTGTCCAGGGCTGACTCCTCTGCCGTGGAACTGGTCCCCGGCCCCTTCGCGGGCGAGACCAACGCATCCAACTTCGTGAAGAAGGTGACGGTGGGTGAAGGCCGTGCGCTGGCCAAGTTCTCGGTCATTTCCTCCGACGAGGCCGCGGACTTCGACATGCTGGTCCTGACACCCTCCGGGCAGCAGCTCCCGTCCGCCACGGCCTCGGCCAGCGAGTCTGTGACTGTCACGAACCCGGCGCCGGGTGACTACTACGTTTTCGCCAACCTGTACGCGAGCCCCAACAACCAGCCCACCAAGGCAACTGTTGATGCCGCCGTCCTCGGCGCGAACGAAGGCAACGCCACACTCACCCCCAACCCGATCAAGCTGGCCAACGGCAAGAAGGGCACCATCGCGCTGAACTGGAAGAACCTGGAACCGGGTTCCTACATCGGCCGGCTGACCTTCGACGGGACCAGCGAGCCCAGCTTCGTCACCGTAGTGGTGAGCCCGGGTGGGGCAGTAGTTGTTCCTGACAATGAGAATCCCAAGAAGGACAAGAAGCACCGCGGCAAGATCCGCAGCGACGAGCCGACACAGGAGAACAACGCAGGCTAG
- a CDS encoding helix-turn-helix transcriptional regulator, producing the protein MSNPSELGEFLRVRRAALQPEDVGLLNYGIRRVPGLRREELAMLAGVSSTYYTRLEQGLSNNASEAVIDAIARALNLNTDERAHLFNLARPGTSKRRTLTKPDKVRPGTLRLIQSLATTPAVVLGRRSEVLAWNRIGHRLVAGHLDFASPDSPSTRPNMTRLLFRDRHTRELYTRWQEEATRAVSSLRLVAGRATDDPELASLIGELVMNSQEFANLWARHPVENCMSGVKYMHHPEVGDIELNFEVLSPPDQSGHRVLMYAADPGTPAAEALQLLMSCEHATGAEQHKRVTAQ; encoded by the coding sequence ATGAGTAATCCAAGTGAACTTGGGGAGTTTCTTCGCGTCCGAAGAGCTGCCTTACAGCCAGAGGACGTCGGCCTGCTGAACTACGGCATCCGTCGCGTACCGGGCCTGCGCAGGGAAGAGCTAGCGATGTTGGCCGGTGTCAGCAGCACCTACTACACCCGGCTGGAGCAGGGGCTCAGCAATAATGCGTCCGAGGCCGTGATCGACGCCATCGCGCGGGCTTTGAACTTGAACACCGATGAGCGGGCACACCTTTTCAACCTTGCCCGGCCCGGAACAAGCAAGCGACGGACCCTGACCAAGCCGGACAAGGTCAGGCCAGGCACACTCCGGCTCATCCAGTCGCTGGCCACGACGCCCGCCGTCGTCCTTGGACGCCGCAGCGAGGTCCTGGCGTGGAACCGCATCGGCCACAGGCTGGTGGCCGGCCACTTGGATTTCGCCTCGCCTGACTCTCCATCCACGCGGCCCAACATGACGCGGCTGCTGTTCCGGGACCGCCACACACGTGAGCTCTACACACGCTGGCAGGAGGAGGCCACACGTGCTGTTTCTTCGCTGCGGCTGGTAGCCGGCCGTGCCACGGATGACCCGGAACTTGCGTCGCTAATTGGGGAGTTGGTCATGAACAGCCAGGAGTTCGCCAATCTGTGGGCCCGTCATCCCGTGGAGAACTGCATGTCCGGTGTGAAGTACATGCACCACCCCGAGGTTGGCGATATTGAACTCAACTTCGAAGTCCTGTCTCCGCCCGATCAATCCGGTCACCGCGTCCTCATGTACGCCGCAGACCCGGGTACGCCCGCGGCAGAAGCGCTGCAATTGCTGATGTCCTGCGAGCACGCCACCGGCGCTGAGCAGCACAAGCGCGTCACGGCCCAGTGA
- a CDS encoding NAD(P)-dependent oxidoreductase, producing the protein MKILVPNTIELDLGTSGEEVASYQVDQPIPDEHIDAEVLVTWQNTSGNLEDAARRLTNLRLVQTLAAGPDSVLAAGFPDNVQVTSGRSLHDGPVAEHALALVLAAVRRLDVLFEGQKSALWDREYNAAQSAPDTEQLYTLDGAKVTIWGFGSIAGRLAPLLAALGAEVTGVANSAGERYGFPVVATGDLPGVLATTDVLISILPATPETENSLNEEILDALPDTAVFVNVGRGATVDEDALLAALRDGRLRAAAVDVTKTEPLPAGSELWSAPNLIITPHVAGNRPKGGSALVLSNIAALRERRELKNLVR; encoded by the coding sequence TTGAAGATCCTCGTCCCCAATACCATCGAGCTGGACCTCGGAACTTCGGGCGAAGAGGTCGCGTCCTACCAAGTGGACCAACCGATTCCGGACGAACACATCGACGCCGAGGTCCTGGTGACGTGGCAGAACACCAGCGGCAACCTGGAGGACGCTGCCCGGCGGCTCACAAACCTGCGGCTCGTCCAGACGTTGGCAGCCGGCCCCGATTCGGTGCTCGCAGCCGGGTTCCCGGACAATGTGCAGGTCACCTCAGGCCGCTCGCTCCACGACGGTCCGGTGGCGGAACACGCACTGGCATTGGTGCTGGCAGCCGTGCGCCGCTTGGACGTGCTGTTCGAAGGGCAGAAGTCGGCACTCTGGGACCGGGAGTACAACGCGGCCCAGTCCGCCCCGGACACAGAACAGCTCTACACGCTCGACGGCGCCAAAGTCACCATTTGGGGGTTCGGCTCGATCGCAGGACGCCTCGCTCCCCTGCTGGCCGCGCTGGGTGCGGAGGTCACCGGCGTCGCGAACTCTGCGGGCGAGCGCTACGGCTTTCCCGTGGTCGCAACCGGGGATCTCCCCGGGGTCCTGGCCACAACGGACGTGCTCATTTCCATCCTCCCGGCCACCCCCGAGACGGAAAATTCGCTGAACGAAGAGATTCTGGATGCCCTGCCGGATACGGCTGTGTTCGTGAATGTAGGACGCGGCGCCACCGTGGACGAAGACGCCCTGCTGGCCGCCCTTCGCGATGGCCGCCTCCGCGCAGCGGCAGTGGACGTCACCAAGACAGAGCCCCTGCCGGCCGGGTCGGAACTATGGTCCGCACCCAACTTGATCATCACTCCGCACGTCGCCGGGAACCGGCCCAAGGGCGGGTCAGCCCTCGTATTGTCGAACATCGCAGCGCTCCGCGAGCGCCGTGAGCTGAAGAACCTGGTTCGCTGA
- a CDS encoding exo-alpha-sialidase has protein sequence MRSNSTSAPSLVRRAATGVLTCAVSIGLLAGLGLPAQAAPTPPNSPTLPPGSFSETNLAADRTAANFFYRIPALTYLGNDVVLAAWDGRPGSAADAPNPNSIVQRRSTDGGKTWGPVQVIAAGHVADASGPRYGYSDPSYIYDAEANKVFAFFVYSKDQGFGGSQFGNDDADRNVISSAVIESSDAGVTWSQPRLITSVTKPGTSKTNPAAGDVRSNFASSGEGIQLKYGPHKGRLIQQYAGDVRQADGSNKIQAYSVYSDDHGVTWHKGANVGDRMDENKTVELSDGRVLLNSRDNANRGYRKVAVSTDGGATYGPVSQDTELPDPANNGAIARMFPNAAQGSADAKKLIFTNANSKTGRENVSARVSCDDGETWPGVRTIRSGFSAYSTVTRLADGKFGVLYEGNYTDNMPFATFDDAWLNYVCAPLAVPAVNIAPSATQEVPVTVTNQEATTLSGATATVYTPSGWSATTVPVPDVAPGASVTVTVALTAPADASGPRSLNAAFTTADGRVSQFTFTATTPVAPQVGLTITGSAPARDVAANPYQAGDVLGYTLNVKSTANVAANSVPLTGTFDSGFLPPAAPNCRYNNLAAGASYNCTTAKHTITAADMERGYFVPEATFSITSTTTPSLTKTVQFTGAAVALRDGLISADISGARTDVGRDLATRPYAAGELVPYAFTVKNTSPFVEQVVPTAGNFSPFLPAGAGNCRYLSLPAGQSYECATPRHAVTAEEVEQGFFVPDTTWEVSAAGQSTRTYRINGGEVDLLVRDAALSATVVAEWKDADGDRFASAGDPVTFTYTVGNAGNVALTGLEAPDAGISLPFLAPGDTATATREHVLTAADVAGGSLAASAFEATARNGSKEVTATAEGQPLELKVQPAQPSKEPELTVQDLEDQTPPFDLGTAFKYRTGQKVSLAGLEYGQWYYVYLNKTGYRLGWMFPTTGDTVEFILPPEVRNGRDDVVVLDKDGRRVSFDRLQVTPKGEKI, from the coding sequence TTGAGATCCAACAGCACCTCCGCACCATCGCTAGTCCGAAGAGCCGCAACCGGCGTACTGACCTGCGCGGTCAGCATCGGCTTGCTGGCCGGCTTGGGACTGCCCGCCCAGGCGGCCCCCACTCCGCCCAATTCGCCCACGCTTCCACCGGGCAGCTTCTCTGAAACCAATCTGGCGGCCGACCGCACGGCGGCGAATTTCTTCTACCGGATTCCCGCGCTTACCTACCTTGGCAACGACGTGGTCCTTGCAGCGTGGGACGGTCGCCCGGGTTCGGCGGCGGACGCCCCGAACCCGAACTCGATCGTCCAGCGCCGAAGCACGGACGGTGGCAAGACCTGGGGGCCGGTCCAAGTGATCGCCGCAGGCCACGTCGCCGATGCCAGCGGCCCTCGATACGGCTACAGCGATCCCTCGTACATCTACGACGCGGAAGCCAACAAGGTCTTCGCTTTCTTCGTGTACTCGAAGGACCAAGGCTTTGGCGGCAGTCAGTTCGGCAACGACGACGCGGACCGGAACGTCATTTCCTCCGCCGTCATCGAGTCTTCCGACGCCGGCGTGACATGGAGCCAGCCCCGCCTCATCACCTCCGTCACCAAGCCGGGTACCAGCAAGACCAACCCGGCAGCCGGCGACGTCCGCTCCAACTTTGCCTCCTCCGGTGAGGGCATCCAGCTCAAATACGGCCCGCACAAGGGCCGTCTCATCCAGCAGTACGCCGGCGACGTGCGGCAAGCTGACGGAAGCAACAAGATCCAGGCCTACAGCGTCTATTCAGACGATCACGGCGTCACGTGGCACAAGGGTGCCAACGTGGGCGACCGGATGGACGAGAACAAGACTGTGGAACTGTCCGACGGTCGGGTCCTGCTCAACTCCCGGGACAACGCCAACCGGGGCTACCGCAAGGTGGCCGTCTCCACGGACGGCGGAGCCACGTACGGCCCCGTCAGCCAGGACACGGAATTGCCGGACCCTGCCAACAACGGTGCAATCGCCCGCATGTTCCCCAACGCGGCGCAGGGCTCCGCAGACGCGAAGAAACTGATCTTCACCAACGCAAACTCCAAGACCGGCCGCGAAAACGTCTCGGCCCGGGTCTCCTGTGACGACGGCGAAACCTGGCCGGGCGTCCGCACCATCCGTTCCGGCTTCTCGGCCTACTCAACAGTGACCCGCCTGGCGGACGGAAAGTTCGGCGTCCTCTACGAGGGCAACTACACGGACAACATGCCCTTCGCCACCTTCGACGACGCGTGGTTGAACTACGTCTGCGCTCCCTTGGCAGTACCGGCAGTCAACATCGCCCCGAGCGCAACGCAGGAGGTTCCGGTGACCGTCACTAACCAGGAAGCAACCACGCTTTCCGGCGCGACCGCAACTGTCTATACGCCGTCGGGGTGGTCTGCCACCACGGTGCCCGTGCCCGACGTCGCCCCCGGCGCGTCCGTCACCGTGACCGTTGCACTGACCGCACCGGCGGACGCCAGTGGCCCGCGCAGCCTCAACGCGGCATTCACGACGGCGGATGGCCGGGTTTCGCAGTTCACCTTCACCGCCACCACGCCCGTGGCTCCGCAAGTGGGCCTTACCATCACGGGCTCGGCTCCGGCACGTGACGTAGCGGCCAACCCGTACCAGGCCGGTGACGTGCTGGGGTACACGCTCAACGTCAAGAGCACCGCGAATGTGGCGGCCAACTCCGTGCCGTTGACCGGAACGTTCGACTCCGGCTTCCTGCCTCCCGCGGCCCCCAACTGCCGCTATAACAACCTTGCAGCCGGAGCCAGCTACAACTGCACCACGGCCAAGCACACCATCACGGCCGCCGATATGGAGAGGGGCTACTTTGTTCCGGAGGCCACCTTCAGCATCACTTCCACAACGACGCCGTCACTCACCAAGACGGTGCAGTTCACCGGCGCTGCGGTCGCCCTGCGGGATGGCCTGATTTCGGCGGACATCAGCGGTGCGCGCACCGACGTCGGACGCGACCTCGCAACCCGGCCGTACGCGGCAGGCGAGCTGGTTCCCTACGCCTTTACGGTCAAGAACACCAGCCCGTTCGTGGAGCAGGTGGTTCCTACAGCCGGCAACTTCAGTCCGTTCCTTCCTGCCGGGGCCGGAAACTGCCGCTACCTGTCCCTCCCGGCAGGCCAGAGCTATGAGTGCGCGACGCCCCGTCACGCGGTGACGGCTGAAGAAGTGGAGCAGGGCTTCTTTGTTCCCGACACCACCTGGGAGGTCAGCGCAGCGGGCCAGAGCACCAGGACGTATCGGATCAATGGGGGAGAAGTGGACCTGTTGGTCCGCGATGCTGCCTTGTCCGCCACAGTGGTGGCCGAATGGAAGGATGCTGACGGAGACCGCTTCGCCAGCGCCGGAGACCCTGTAACTTTCACCTACACCGTGGGCAACGCGGGCAATGTAGCGTTGACGGGCCTTGAAGCGCCCGACGCCGGGATATCGCTGCCCTTCCTTGCCCCCGGAGACACTGCCACGGCAACACGCGAGCACGTCCTGACCGCTGCCGACGTTGCAGGTGGATCGTTGGCTGCCTCCGCTTTTGAGGCCACGGCCCGCAACGGATCCAAGGAAGTGACCGCAACTGCGGAAGGTCAGCCCCTGGAGCTGAAGGTGCAGCCGGCACAGCCAAGCAAGGAGCCCGAACTGACAGTTCAGGACCTTGAGGACCAGACGCCGCCGTTCGATCTCGGCACGGCCTTCAAGTACCGGACCGGACAGAAGGTGTCCCTCGCCGGGCTTGAGTACGGTCAGTGGTATTACGTGTACCTCAATAAGACGGGCTACCGCCTCGGCTGGATGTTCCCCACCACCGGGGACACCGTGGAGTTCATCCTCCCGCCCGAGGTCAGGAATGGCCGGGATGACGTGGTGGTGCTGGACAAGGACGGCCGCCGGGTTTCCTTCGACCGGCTCCAAGTAACGCCGAAGGGGGAGAAGATCTAG